Proteins from one Mesorhizobium sp. M9A.F.Ca.ET.002.03.1.2 genomic window:
- a CDS encoding homocysteine S-methyltransferase family protein, with protein MAKYRQNLPQLANRTFLSDGGMETTFIFHEGLDLPHFASFTLMATPEGRQRLKEYYVRYLTIARRSATGFILDTPTWRANPDWGALLGYGPEALRAVNETSIELLLDLRKEFETAETPCVISGAIGPRGDGYKAGKMDASEAEAYHSAQIESFAWTEADMVAAYTLTNFNEAIGVARAAKAHAMPCMISFTVETDGKLVTGMALGEAIDRVDDATDGAPAYYMINCAHPTHFMQALKKGERWLDRVYGVKANASAKSHAELDESGTLDAGDPDDLGRRYSRLRNSFPTMRILGGCCGTDHRHIAAICEACVPQAA; from the coding sequence ATGGCCAAGTACCGCCAAAATCTACCGCAACTCGCCAACAGAACATTCCTGAGCGACGGCGGCATGGAAACGACCTTCATCTTTCACGAAGGTCTCGACCTTCCGCATTTTGCTTCATTCACGCTGATGGCAACGCCTGAAGGCCGGCAGAGGCTCAAGGAATATTACGTCCGCTATCTGACCATCGCGCGCAGAAGCGCGACTGGCTTCATCCTCGACACGCCGACGTGGCGTGCCAATCCCGATTGGGGAGCGTTGCTCGGTTACGGACCGGAAGCGCTCCGAGCCGTCAACGAGACTTCGATCGAGCTTCTTCTCGATCTACGCAAGGAGTTCGAAACCGCCGAAACGCCGTGCGTCATCAGCGGCGCGATTGGACCGCGCGGCGACGGCTACAAAGCGGGCAAGATGGACGCCAGCGAGGCGGAAGCCTACCACTCGGCGCAAATCGAAAGTTTCGCATGGACCGAGGCCGACATGGTGGCGGCCTATACGCTCACCAATTTCAACGAGGCAATCGGAGTGGCGCGGGCGGCCAAGGCGCATGCCATGCCTTGCATGATCTCGTTCACCGTGGAGACGGACGGGAAGCTGGTGACCGGCATGGCGCTCGGGGAGGCGATCGACAGGGTCGATGACGCGACGGACGGTGCGCCGGCCTATTACATGATCAACTGCGCACATCCGACGCATTTCATGCAGGCGCTGAAAAAGGGCGAGCGTTGGCTCGACCGAGTCTATGGCGTGAAGGCGAACGCTTCGGCCAAAAGCCATGCCGAGCTGGACGAATCTGGGACACTCGACGCTGGCGACCCGGACGATCTCGGGCGACGCTACAGCAGGCTGAGAAACTCATTTCCGACCATGCGCATTTTGGGCGGCTGCTGCGGCACCGACCATCGGCACATCGCGGCGATCTGCGAGGCCTGCGTGCCGCAAGCAGCGTAG
- a CDS encoding DNA polymerase III subunit delta' — MIFERIAPEQHDTLDGVPEPSETPRLVGHGQAANMLATAYRSGKLPHALIFVGPVGIGKATLAFHLAHHLLKHPAFEQAPDVLAVPDPASSLFRQIATSAHPSVLHLTRPPNDKTKSFKTVVTVDEIRKVSRFLSLTSHDGSYRVVIVDPADDMNANAANALLKNLEEPPARTLFILIVHAPGSLLPTIRSRCQMVRLAPLDAESLMTVLDSVEPPPPDDPAARAALAERAGGSARAAILLTQYGGLEIAETLDALATARKSDVAGAYRLAEAVAGRDQAIQFDIFNRRALDLLSTGASEAALAGDLARAKTLSDTWHEALNAISETDTYNLDKKQHALTMIDRLNSAMRM; from the coding sequence ATGATTTTCGAACGGATCGCACCGGAACAGCACGACACGCTGGACGGCGTCCCTGAGCCATCCGAGACCCCGCGTCTGGTCGGACATGGCCAGGCGGCGAACATGCTGGCCACCGCCTACCGCTCCGGGAAGCTGCCGCATGCGCTGATTTTTGTCGGTCCGGTCGGCATCGGCAAGGCGACGCTCGCCTTCCACCTGGCGCATCATCTGTTGAAACATCCGGCGTTCGAGCAGGCGCCGGACGTACTTGCCGTCCCTGATCCGGCGTCATCGCTGTTTCGCCAGATCGCCACCAGCGCACATCCTTCGGTGCTGCATCTGACCCGCCCGCCAAACGACAAGACCAAGAGTTTCAAGACGGTCGTCACCGTCGATGAGATCCGCAAGGTCAGCCGCTTCCTGTCGCTGACCTCGCATGACGGCAGCTATCGCGTGGTGATCGTCGATCCGGCCGACGACATGAATGCCAATGCGGCCAATGCCTTGTTGAAGAATCTTGAAGAACCACCTGCACGAACCTTGTTCATTCTCATCGTCCATGCGCCGGGCAGCCTGCTGCCGACGATCCGCTCGCGCTGCCAGATGGTGCGGCTGGCGCCGCTCGATGCCGAGAGCCTGATGACGGTTCTGGATAGCGTTGAGCCGCCACCGCCGGACGATCCCGCAGCGCGCGCAGCACTGGCAGAGCGGGCAGGGGGCAGCGCGCGCGCCGCAATCCTGTTGACGCAGTATGGCGGGCTGGAGATCGCCGAAACGCTTGACGCCCTGGCGACAGCAAGAAAGAGCGATGTCGCCGGCGCCTACCGCCTCGCGGAGGCGGTCGCTGGTCGCGACCAGGCGATCCAGTTCGATATCTTCAATCGCCGCGCGCTCGACCTGCTCTCGACCGGCGCAAGCGAGGCCGCGCTGGCGGGCGATCTGGCGCGGGCGAAAACGCTCTCGGATACTTGGCACGAGGCTTTGAACGCTATATCTGAAACCGACACCTACAATCTCGACAAGAAGCAGCACGCCTTGACCATGATCGACCGCCTGAATTCTGCAATGCGAATGTGA
- the metG gene encoding methionine--tRNA ligase: MAREKYYLTTPIFYPNGKPHIGHAYTVIASDTLARFHRLDGKDVFFVSGTDEHGLKMQQTADAEGLTPKALADRNSAIFRSMYEAIGCSNDVFIRTTEERHYKACQAIWKRMAENGDIYLDRYSGWYSVRQEAYFDEAETKVGDDGVRREPLGSPVEWTEEESYFFRLSAYQDKLLALYESNPEFVGPVERRNEVVSFVKSGLKDLSISRTTFDWGVPVPGDDKHVMYVWIDALTNYITAAGYPDEQADNWRFWPANVHVIGKDIVRFHAVYWPAFLLSAGIELPKRVFAHGFLFNRGEKMSKSVGNVVDPFAMIEHYGLDQVRYFFMREVPFGQDGSYSHDAIVNRTNADLANDLGNLAQRSLSMIAKNCGGVVPKRGELSDADKAILDQASAALVTARKTMADQGIHLALAAIFGVVAEANRYFAGQEPWALKKTDPARMETVLWTTAEVIRRIAILCQPVVPTSAAKLLDLLAAPADSRDFAHVAEAHALVSGTALPAPEPVFPRYVEQTDASA; the protein is encoded by the coding sequence ATGGCACGCGAAAAATACTACCTGACCACGCCGATTTTCTATCCGAACGGCAAGCCACATATCGGTCATGCCTACACTGTCATCGCCAGCGACACGCTGGCCCGCTTCCACCGGCTCGACGGCAAGGACGTCTTCTTCGTCTCGGGAACCGACGAACACGGCTTGAAGATGCAGCAGACGGCGGACGCCGAAGGCCTGACGCCGAAAGCGCTTGCCGATCGCAACTCGGCGATCTTCCGCTCGATGTATGAAGCGATCGGTTGTTCGAACGACGTTTTCATCCGCACCACCGAGGAGCGCCACTACAAGGCCTGCCAGGCGATCTGGAAGCGCATGGCGGAGAATGGCGACATCTACCTCGACCGCTACAGCGGCTGGTATTCGGTGCGGCAGGAAGCCTATTTCGACGAGGCCGAAACCAAGGTCGGCGACGACGGCGTGCGCCGCGAGCCGCTCGGCTCGCCCGTCGAGTGGACCGAGGAAGAGAGCTATTTCTTCCGCCTTTCCGCCTATCAGGACAAACTGCTCGCGCTCTATGAAAGCAATCCCGAATTCGTCGGCCCAGTGGAGCGGCGCAACGAAGTCGTCAGCTTCGTCAAATCCGGGCTGAAGGATCTGTCGATCTCGCGCACCACGTTCGATTGGGGCGTGCCGGTGCCGGGCGACGACAAGCATGTGATGTATGTCTGGATCGACGCTTTGACCAACTACATCACCGCTGCCGGCTACCCCGATGAACAGGCTGACAATTGGCGCTTCTGGCCGGCGAACGTCCACGTCATCGGCAAGGACATCGTCCGCTTCCACGCCGTCTACTGGCCGGCCTTCCTGCTGTCGGCAGGGATCGAACTGCCGAAGCGCGTGTTCGCGCATGGTTTTCTGTTCAACCGGGGCGAGAAAATGTCGAAGTCGGTCGGCAATGTCGTCGATCCGTTCGCGATGATCGAGCATTACGGCCTCGATCAGGTGCGTTATTTCTTCATGCGCGAAGTGCCGTTCGGCCAGGACGGCAGCTACAGCCACGACGCCATCGTCAACCGCACCAATGCCGACCTCGCCAACGATCTCGGCAATCTGGCGCAGCGCTCGCTGTCGATGATCGCCAAGAACTGCGGCGGCGTGGTGCCGAAGCGCGGCGAACTGAGCGATGCCGACAAGGCGATCCTCGATCAGGCAAGTGCCGCCCTTGTCACAGCACGTAAGACGATGGCCGACCAGGGCATCCATTTGGCGCTGGCGGCGATCTTCGGCGTGGTGGCCGAAGCGAACCGCTATTTCGCGGGGCAGGAGCCGTGGGCGCTGAAGAAGACCGATCCGGCCCGCATGGAAACGGTGCTGTGGACGACGGCCGAGGTGATCCGGCGTATCGCGATCCTCTGCCAGCCCGTCGTCCCGACCTCTGCGGCAAAGCTGCTCGACCTGCTGGCGGCGCCGGCGGACAGCCGCGACTTCGCGCACGTCGCCGAAGCTCACGCGCTGGTTTCAGGCACGGCCCTGCCTGCGCCGGAACCGGTGTTTCCACGTTATGTCGAGCAAACGGATGCAAGCGCCTGA
- a CDS encoding RidA family protein yields the protein MSRAIKHLLIGGLIIMTMGVPTATTANENDLKLTIVNPQGLYDPAPNGYSHAVIASGGGRIAYIAGQGGEDSTGSLSPDFAVQVGQAYANLRTALEGIGAKPNQVIKLTVFVVDHDQSKLGVLTRHVKETFGETLPAQTLVPVPRLALGGMLFEVEAVAVLD from the coding sequence ATGTCACGCGCAATCAAACATCTGCTTATCGGAGGGCTAATCATCATGACCATGGGAGTTCCCACTGCGACCACAGCGAATGAGAATGATCTCAAGCTGACCATCGTCAATCCGCAAGGCCTCTACGATCCCGCCCCGAACGGCTACAGCCACGCCGTGATCGCTTCCGGCGGAGGTCGGATCGCCTACATCGCTGGCCAAGGCGGAGAAGACAGCACCGGCTCGCTGTCGCCCGATTTCGCGGTCCAGGTGGGACAGGCATATGCGAACCTGCGCACGGCGCTTGAGGGGATCGGCGCGAAACCGAATCAGGTCATCAAGCTCACGGTCTTCGTGGTCGATCATGACCAATCCAAGCTCGGGGTGCTGACCAGGCACGTCAAGGAAACGTTCGGCGAGACGCTGCCGGCGCAGACATTGGTGCCGGTACCGAGACTGGCGCTCGGCGGCATGCTGTTCGAGGTGGAGGCCGTGGCCGTGCTTGATTAG
- a CDS encoding septal ring lytic transglycosylase RlpA family protein, which yields MQSMARPHLRRASAFMLCALSAALLAACAAPQPKAMVNKKPRSKEYFSESEYGVKASPRVTFKMSGLQRGGGRDQLGKPYQVRGKWYYPKEDKRYAKVGSASWYGEAFHGRLTANGEIYDMTHLTGAHPTMPLPSYARVTNLKTGSSVIVRVNDRGPYHDGRIIDVSKRAAEMLDYANIGTAKVKVEYVGRAPLDGNDDQYLMASYNPGNRAPDPSDGLPTGVMIAMNGPSPSSASGAVAVPFPGQLTNSASAQPVISAAGSVTLPDFGPIAPERPEINLPAQSPFTVASLSYADERVQGAANAFAALNGAGMSPAEILQSWKRQAPSAGSPTDYVAAGSFEDAAEAQRVAGQLSGFGKAEIQRSELDGKDWYSVNLYPDGHGSLDEMLQAAWSHGAPDALVVRN from the coding sequence ATGCAGAGCATGGCGCGCCCGCACCTACGTCGCGCTTCCGCTTTCATGTTGTGTGCCCTGTCGGCTGCCTTGCTGGCGGCTTGCGCCGCGCCGCAACCGAAGGCGATGGTCAACAAGAAGCCCCGCTCCAAGGAATATTTTTCCGAATCCGAATACGGCGTGAAGGCCAGCCCGCGCGTCACCTTCAAGATGTCAGGCTTGCAGCGTGGCGGCGGACGCGATCAGCTCGGCAAGCCCTATCAGGTGCGCGGCAAGTGGTATTATCCGAAGGAAGACAAGCGCTACGCCAAGGTCGGATCAGCATCCTGGTATGGCGAGGCCTTCCACGGCAGGCTGACCGCCAACGGCGAAATCTACGACATGACACATCTGACCGGTGCGCATCCGACCATGCCGCTGCCGAGCTATGCGCGCGTCACCAATCTGAAGACCGGCAGCTCGGTCATCGTGCGCGTCAACGATCGCGGCCCTTATCATGACGGGCGCATCATCGATGTGTCGAAGCGTGCCGCCGAGATGCTCGATTATGCCAATATCGGCACGGCCAAGGTGAAGGTCGAATATGTCGGCCGGGCGCCGCTTGACGGTAACGACGATCAGTACCTGATGGCCTCCTACAATCCAGGCAATAGGGCGCCGGATCCGTCGGACGGCCTGCCGACCGGTGTCATGATCGCTATGAATGGTCCATCGCCGAGCTCGGCGTCGGGCGCTGTCGCCGTCCCATTTCCCGGTCAGTTGACGAATTCCGCGTCGGCACAGCCTGTCATATCAGCCGCCGGCAGTGTGACGCTGCCCGATTTCGGGCCGATCGCGCCAGAACGCCCGGAGATCAATCTGCCGGCGCAATCGCCATTCACCGTGGCGTCGCTGTCTTATGCGGACGAACGCGTCCAGGGCGCCGCCAATGCCTTTGCCGCGCTGAATGGCGCTGGCATGTCGCCCGCCGAAATCCTTCAATCGTGGAAGCGGCAAGCGCCTTCGGCCGGTTCGCCCACGGACTATGTCGCTGCGGGCTCGTTCGAGGATGCCGCCGAGGCGCAGCGTGTGGCGGGCCAGCTTTCCGGCTTCGGCAAGGCCGAAATCCAGCGCTCCGAGCTTGATGGCAAGGACTGGTATTCAGTCAATCTCTATCCGGACGGCCATGGCAGCTTGGACGAAATGCTGCAGGCAGCGTGGTCGCACGGTGCGCCCGACGCGCTCGTGGTTCGGAACTGA
- the tmk gene encoding dTMP kinase has protein sequence MVQGFFITFEGGEGAGKSTQIERLASKMRAKKYDVLVTREPGGSPGAEAVRHVLLSGAAEPFGPRMEALLFAAARSDHVEQVIRPAVERGSIVLCDRFIDSSRVYQGVTGGLDPAFMGALEKVAINGMVPDMTLIFDIDPTEGLRRATARRGNDAGADRFEKETLDIHQRRREAFLAIAAAEPERCIVVDASADPDMVENVVTAAVFAALETMAPARRKQAAPG, from the coding sequence TTGGTGCAGGGATTTTTCATCACCTTCGAGGGCGGCGAAGGAGCAGGCAAGTCGACGCAGATCGAGCGGCTGGCCAGCAAGATGCGCGCCAAGAAATACGATGTCCTTGTCACGCGTGAGCCGGGCGGCTCTCCGGGCGCCGAGGCGGTCAGGCATGTCCTGCTTTCCGGCGCTGCCGAACCATTCGGCCCCAGGATGGAGGCGCTGCTTTTCGCCGCCGCGCGTTCCGACCATGTTGAGCAGGTCATCCGGCCGGCGGTCGAACGCGGCTCGATCGTGCTTTGCGATCGCTTCATCGATTCCTCGCGCGTCTACCAGGGCGTCACCGGCGGCCTCGACCCGGCGTTCATGGGTGCGCTCGAAAAGGTCGCCATCAACGGCATGGTGCCCGATATGACGCTGATCTTCGATATCGATCCGACTGAGGGACTGCGGCGCGCCACGGCACGGCGGGGTAACGATGCCGGCGCCGACCGCTTCGAAAAGGAGACGCTGGATATCCATCAGCGCCGCCGCGAAGCCTTTCTGGCGATCGCCGCGGCGGAACCCGAGCGCTGCATCGTCGTCGACGCGTCCGCCGACCCCGACATGGTGGAGAATGTCGTTACCGCCGCCGTGTTCGCGGCCCTGGAGACAATGGCGCCGGCGCGCAGGAAGCAGGCGGCGCCGGGATGA
- a CDS encoding TatD family hydrolase, whose translation MLVDSHCHLDFPDFAEERAAIVARALAAGIGRMVTISTRVKRFQQVLEITESFDQVYCSVGTHPHNAAEELDVTVEELVRLSAHPKVVAIGEAGLDYFYDHAPRDAQAQGFRTHIAAARETGLPLVIHARDADSDMADILEDETGKGAFPFILHCFSSGRRLAEVGVALGGYVSFSGILTFKNSAELRAIAADVPHDRLLVETDAPYLAPIPFRGKRNEPAYVAHTAKVLAETVGVSEAEIADITTDNFFRLFRKMPRPSVLSA comes from the coding sequence ATGTTGGTCGACAGTCACTGCCATCTCGATTTTCCGGATTTCGCAGAGGAGCGGGCGGCCATCGTCGCCCGCGCTTTAGCCGCTGGAATCGGTCGCATGGTGACGATCTCGACGCGTGTGAAAAGATTCCAACAAGTACTTGAGATCACTGAATCTTTCGACCAGGTCTATTGCTCTGTCGGCACCCACCCGCACAACGCCGCCGAAGAGCTGGATGTGACTGTCGAGGAGCTTGTCCGGCTGTCCGCCCATCCGAAAGTGGTGGCGATCGGCGAGGCCGGGCTCGATTACTTCTACGACCATGCGCCGCGCGATGCGCAGGCGCAGGGTTTTCGCACCCATATTGCCGCCGCGCGCGAGACGGGCCTGCCGCTGGTCATCCATGCGCGCGACGCCGACAGCGACATGGCCGACATCCTCGAGGACGAAACAGGGAAGGGCGCCTTCCCCTTCATCCTGCACTGTTTTTCATCCGGGCGCAGGCTAGCCGAAGTCGGCGTGGCGCTTGGCGGCTATGTTTCCTTTTCGGGCATCCTGACCTTCAAGAATTCGGCCGAACTGCGCGCCATCGCCGCCGATGTGCCACACGACCGCCTGCTGGTCGAAACCGACGCGCCATATCTCGCACCGATACCGTTTCGCGGCAAGCGAAACGAGCCTGCCTATGTCGCGCATACAGCTAAGGTGCTGGCCGAAACGGTCGGCGTCAGCGAGGCCGAAATCGCTGATATCACCACCGACAATTTCTTCCGGCTGTTCAGGAAGATGCCGCGCCCAAGCGTACTGAGCGCCTGA
- a CDS encoding D-alanyl-D-alanine carboxypeptidase family protein: MKFHFAGLLGFGLLLLSLVPAAAQLFETKAGQAFMIDAETGTVLFSKDADRPIPPASLAKLMTMEVAFNAIKSRRMTLDDTFVVSENAWRTGGAPSRTSTMFAKLKSTIRLEDLIQGVTVQAANDGCIIIAEGFAGSEANFAAQMTERARQIGLEKSTFVNSTGLPADGQQTTVRELALLALHIWRHYPDLYRYYGQTDFTWNKITQRNRNPLLAMGIGADGLAVGMSEASGFGIVGSVNHNGTRLIAAMSGLASDRERAEEARKLLDWGIRAFQKTEIFARDEVVGEAQVFGGAKSGVALKAKGPVDIFLPIANRDKLTARIVYDGPVAAPVEEGQAVGALRVWIGDTLSQETPLFAAESVGPGSLPQRALDAVKELAVGWLR, translated from the coding sequence ATGAAATTTCACTTCGCCGGGCTCCTGGGTTTTGGCCTCCTGCTGCTTTCGCTGGTTCCGGCCGCGGCGCAGCTTTTCGAGACCAAGGCCGGGCAAGCCTTCATGATCGATGCCGAAACCGGAACGGTGCTGTTTTCCAAGGACGCGGACAGGCCGATACCGCCGGCCTCGCTGGCCAAGCTGATGACGATGGAGGTGGCTTTCAACGCCATCAAATCGCGGCGCATGACGCTCGACGATACGTTCGTGGTGAGTGAGAACGCATGGCGCACCGGCGGCGCGCCGTCCAGAACGTCGACCATGTTTGCCAAGCTTAAATCGACGATTCGGCTCGAAGACCTGATCCAGGGCGTGACGGTCCAGGCAGCCAATGACGGCTGTATCATCATCGCCGAAGGTTTCGCCGGATCCGAGGCGAACTTCGCGGCGCAGATGACCGAGCGCGCACGGCAGATCGGCCTGGAGAAATCGACATTCGTCAATTCGACCGGTCTGCCGGCCGACGGTCAGCAGACGACCGTTCGGGAGCTTGCGCTTCTGGCCTTGCATATCTGGCGGCATTACCCGGATCTCTATCGCTACTATGGCCAGACGGATTTCACCTGGAACAAGATCACCCAGAGAAACCGCAATCCGCTGCTGGCGATGGGTATCGGAGCGGACGGCCTGGCGGTCGGCATGAGCGAGGCGTCCGGCTTCGGCATTGTTGGCTCGGTCAACCACAATGGCACACGCCTCATCGCGGCGATGAGCGGACTGGCAAGCGACCGCGAGCGCGCCGAGGAAGCGCGAAAGCTGCTCGACTGGGGCATTCGCGCCTTCCAGAAGACCGAGATTTTCGCCAGGGATGAAGTGGTCGGCGAAGCGCAGGTTTTCGGCGGTGCGAAATCCGGCGTAGCACTGAAGGCAAAAGGGCCGGTGGATATCTTCCTGCCCATCGCAAACCGCGACAAGCTGACCGCCAGGATCGTTTATGACGGACCGGTTGCAGCACCCGTGGAGGAGGGGCAAGCGGTGGGCGCACTGCGGGTCTGGATCGGCGATACGCTGAGCCAGGAGACGCCGCTTTTCGCGGCCGAGTCGGTTGGCCCGGGCTCGCTGCCGCAGCGCGCTCTCGATGCCGTCAAGGAACTGGCCGTCGGCTGGTTGCGTTAG
- a CDS encoding YbaK/EbsC family protein — MVGSIDRVTKAAADAGLDIEIKRMGASTRTAAEAAAQCGCTVAQIVKSLIFQGETSGRLFLFLVSGSNQLDLAKAAAMTGEPLKRADPRQIRDETGFAIGGVAPIGHLVAIPAFADEALLGFDRVWAAAGAHDAVFAAEPRAMVRAARAVVVNLAA, encoded by the coding sequence ATGGTTGGAAGCATTGACCGTGTGACCAAGGCAGCGGCCGACGCAGGCCTCGATATCGAGATCAAGCGCATGGGCGCCTCGACACGCACCGCCGCGGAAGCCGCCGCGCAATGCGGCTGCACGGTTGCACAGATCGTCAAATCTTTGATTTTCCAGGGAGAAACCAGCGGCAGACTTTTTCTCTTCCTGGTTTCCGGCTCCAACCAACTCGATCTCGCCAAGGCCGCAGCGATGACCGGCGAGCCGCTGAAGCGCGCCGACCCGCGGCAGATCCGCGACGAGACAGGCTTTGCCATCGGCGGCGTAGCCCCGATCGGCCATCTGGTCGCGATCCCGGCGTTCGCCGACGAAGCACTGCTCGGCTTCGACCGCGTCTGGGCAGCGGCCGGCGCGCATGACGCGGTGTTCGCCGCCGAGCCACGCGCCATGGTCAGGGCGGCGCGCGCTGTCGTGGTGAATCTGGCAGCCTGA
- a CDS encoding TetR/AcrR family transcriptional regulator — translation MRKGAETRERILEIAEASVLAKGFGATSIEEVIAEAGITKSGFFYHFKDKNELARALMLRYVEENDRIFDDVFRRGRQLSDDPLQSFLITLKLLAELMGDLPNGHPGCLIATFTYQERLFDRNVRDIASDAVRSWNGRFRDALNEIASVYPAREGVDLDDVAKMFSCVIDGGIIMSRGLGDPCVLERQILAFRAFVKMLFAPAAPNVMLPPAPTAVAAE, via the coding sequence ATGCGCAAGGGTGCGGAAACGCGCGAACGCATTCTGGAGATTGCCGAGGCATCGGTGCTCGCCAAGGGGTTTGGCGCGACCTCCATCGAGGAGGTGATCGCCGAGGCCGGCATCACCAAGAGCGGCTTCTTTTATCATTTCAAGGACAAGAACGAACTCGCCCGCGCTTTGATGCTGCGCTACGTCGAGGAGAACGACCGCATCTTCGACGATGTGTTTCGACGCGGTCGGCAATTGTCCGATGATCCGTTGCAGTCTTTCCTGATCACCCTCAAGCTGCTAGCCGAGCTGATGGGTGACTTGCCGAACGGCCACCCCGGTTGCCTGATCGCGACGTTCACCTATCAGGAGCGCCTGTTCGATCGCAATGTTCGCGACATCGCCTCCGACGCCGTACGCTCCTGGAACGGACGGTTTCGAGATGCGCTGAACGAGATCGCGAGCGTTTATCCCGCGCGCGAAGGAGTGGACCTCGACGATGTGGCCAAGATGTTCTCCTGTGTGATCGACGGCGGCATCATCATGTCGCGGGGGCTCGGCGATCCCTGCGTGCTGGAGCGCCAGATCCTCGCCTTCCGCGCTTTCGTAAAGATGCTCTTCGCGCCGGCTGCGCCCAACGTCATGCTGCCGCCCGCGCCCACCGCCGTCGCCGCCGAATAG
- a CDS encoding multicopper oxidase family protein, translated as MQQISRRQFLASTAAASVASTVSSLTGFAGIARAAVPTLLRAETRVIEVAGQAATVFGLLQKDGTHGLFAQAGEDFNVRLENVLDATTLIHWHGLTPPFGQDGVPDLPQSLLQPGQSYEYRFPLETPGTHWMHAHTLQEQQLLAAPLIVNDPAEAGLDEQTVVVLFHDFSFKAPEELLAGLTGAMSGHSMSGMSHNMSGMEQGAVTHGGSAMDINDIDYDAYLANDRALDDPQVFPVERNGTVRLRLINGATATAFWIDTGSLEGEAIAVDGNRIVPVRGRRFPLGMGQRLDIRIRLPREEGAWPVLALREGGVERAGFILAKRGGAVKRVPSKGDKAEVPLDLSLELGFRAAKPLAEQVANKREPVVLGGDMAKYVWTINSQTFGSHKPIAVSKGDRVELAIRNDSMMGHPMHLHGHHFQVVGIDGHRFSGAVRDTVWVPPQREVTVAFDASNPGTWAFHCHHLYHMATGMMTVVQYDA; from the coding sequence ATGCAACAGATTTCCCGCCGCCAGTTTCTGGCATCCACGGCGGCTGCCAGCGTCGCCAGCACGGTCTCGTCACTGACCGGCTTTGCCGGCATTGCACGAGCCGCCGTCCCAACACTTCTTCGCGCCGAAACCCGCGTCATCGAGGTCGCGGGGCAGGCCGCCACCGTCTTCGGTCTCCTCCAGAAGGACGGTACGCACGGACTATTCGCCCAGGCCGGCGAGGACTTCAATGTCCGTCTGGAAAACGTGCTCGACGCGACGACGCTCATCCACTGGCACGGTTTGACACCGCCTTTCGGACAGGACGGGGTGCCGGACCTGCCGCAGTCGCTGTTGCAGCCCGGCCAATCCTATGAGTATCGCTTCCCGCTTGAAACCCCCGGCACTCACTGGATGCATGCCCACACATTGCAGGAGCAGCAGCTTCTGGCGGCGCCGCTGATCGTCAACGACCCGGCTGAGGCCGGCCTCGACGAGCAGACCGTCGTGGTGCTCTTCCACGATTTCAGCTTCAAGGCCCCCGAGGAACTGCTTGCCGGACTGACAGGGGCGATGTCGGGCCACTCGATGAGCGGCATGAGCCACAACATGAGCGGCATGGAGCAAGGCGCTGTCACCCACGGTGGCTCCGCCATGGACATCAACGACATCGACTACGACGCCTATCTCGCGAACGATCGGGCACTCGACGATCCGCAGGTGTTTCCTGTCGAAAGGAACGGAACGGTCAGGCTGCGACTCATCAACGGGGCGACCGCCACGGCCTTCTGGATCGACACCGGATCGCTCGAAGGCGAGGCGATCGCGGTCGACGGCAACCGGATCGTCCCCGTCCGCGGCCGCCGCTTCCCGCTCGGTATGGGGCAGCGCCTCGATATCCGCATCCGTCTCCCGCGCGAGGAGGGGGCATGGCCGGTGCTCGCTTTGCGCGAAGGCGGCGTCGAGCGGGCCGGCTTCATCCTGGCGAAAAGGGGCGGCGCTGTGAAACGCGTTCCCTCGAAGGGAGACAAGGCTGAAGTGCCGCTCGACCTTTCGCTGGAGTTGGGCTTCCGTGCCGCGAAACCGCTCGCCGAGCAGGTGGCGAACAAACGCGAACCCGTCGTGCTCGGCGGCGACATGGCAAAGTACGTCTGGACCATCAACAGCCAAACCTTCGGCAGCCACAAGCCGATCGCGGTCAGCAAGGGCGACCGCGTCGAGTTGGCCATCCGCAACGACAGCATGATGGGCCATCCGATGCACCTGCATGGCCACCATTTCCAGGTAGTCGGGATCGACGGACACCGTTTTTCGGGAGCGGTCCGCGACACCGTGTGGGTGCCGCCGCAGCGCGAGGTCACCGTCGCGTTCGACGCCTCGAACCCCGGCACATGGGCCTTCCACTGCCACCATCTCTATCACATGGCGACCGGCATGATGACCGTCGTCCAGTACGACGCCTGA